From a region of the Penaeus vannamei isolate JL-2024 chromosome 2, ASM4276789v1, whole genome shotgun sequence genome:
- the LOC138865431 gene encoding octapeptide-repeat protein T2-like, whose amino-acid sequence MIILTIRKSAIGCQNPHENQSAREPENQTAREPECQRTRRTRLLEKQSAREPENQSAREQENQTAREPECQRTRLLENQSAREPENKRTRLLENQTVRETECQRTRVLENKRTRLLEYQRTRLLENQSAREPETRVPENQSAREQENQTTREPECQRTRLLENKRTRLIENQSAREQENQIAREPENQTAREPETGVPENQSAREQENQSAREPENQSAREQENQAARVPENQTAREPECQRTRVLENKRTRLLENQRTRLLENQSAREPESPTKCSKVTYPSSVVPPRKVAFFNPDLRDHKAFSFVHVITGDFKRPKKAEVLILN is encoded by the exons ATGATTATTCTCACGATCCGTAAGAGTGCCATCGGGTGCCAAAACCCCCACGAGAACCAGAGTgccagagaaccagagaaccagacTGCTAGAGAACCAGAGTGCCAGAGAACCAGA AGAACCAGACTGCTAGAGAAACAGAGTgccagagaaccagagaaccagagTGCTAGAGAACAAGAGAACCAGACTGCTAGAGAACCAGAGTGCCAGAGAACCAGACTGCTAGAGAACCAGAGTGCCAGAGAAccagagaacaagagaaccagACTGCTAGAGAACCAGACTGTTAGAGAAACAGAGTGCCAGAGAACCAGAGTGCTAGAGAACAAGAGAACCAGACTGCTAGAGTACCAGAGAACCAGACTGCTAGAGAACCAGAGTGCCAGAGAACCAGA AACCAGAGTGCCAGAGAACCAGAGTGCTAGAGAACAAGAGAACCAGACTACTAGAGAACCAGAGTGCCAGAGAACCAGACTGCTAGAGAACAAGAGAACCAGACTAATAGAGAACCAGAGTGCTAGAGAACAAGAGAACCAGATTGctagagaaccagagaaccagacTGCTAGAGAACCAGA AACCGGAGTGCCAGAGAACCAGAGTGCTAGAGAACAAGAGAACCAGAGTGCCAGAGAACCGGAGAACCAGAGTGCTAGAGAACAAGAGAACCAGGCTGCTAGAGTACCAGAGAACCAGACTGCTAGAGAACCAGAGTGCCAGAGAACCAGAGTGCTAGAGAACAAGAGAACCAGACTGctagagaaccagagaaccagacTGCTAGAGAACCAGAGTGCCAGAGAACCAGA ATCCCCCACCAAGTGTTCCAAAGTCACATACCCAAGCTCTGTAGTACCACCCAGGAAGGTCGCGTTCTTCAACCCGGATCTAAGGGACCATAAGGCATTTTCGTTTGTACATGTAATTACGGGAGACTTCAAGAGGCCAAAGAAGGCAGAGGTCTTGATCCTTAATTAA